Proteins encoded within one genomic window of Cucumis sativus cultivar 9930 chromosome 3, Cucumber_9930_V3, whole genome shotgun sequence:
- the LOC116402594 gene encoding 11 kDa late embryogenesis abundant protein-like produces the protein MQSGRNAAEAMKESAANVGASAKAGMEKTKATAQEKVDKMRAHDPFEKDMARERKDERIQEAELDKQQARVEHAAERQTGTGPGTRTGLGTGTHTYDPTVGGR, from the exons atgcaATCGGGAAGAAACGCGGCGGAGGCGATGAAGGAATCGGCTGCCAACGTGGGAGCCTCTGCCAAAGCTGGCATGGAAAAAACCAAAGCCACCGCTCAAGAAAag GTGGACAAAATGCGGGCCCACGATCCATTTGAGAAAGACATGGCGAGAGAAAGGAAAGACGAGAGGATTCAGGAGGCTGAGCTGGACAAGCAGCAGGCACGTGTAGAACACGCAGCAGAGAGACAGACCGGTACAGGACCCGGGACCCGTACCGGTTTGGGAACCGGTACCCACACCTACGACCCGACCGTGGGGGGCCGCTAA
- the LOC101222865 gene encoding zinc finger CCCH domain-containing protein 14 — protein sequence MDTRKRGRAEVGLKANGGLKKNKQDMEYLSTGVASKSKPCTKFYSTTGCPFGEACHFLHYVPGGYNAVAQMMNLPPAPPAPRNMGAPPPPMSNGSATQAVKSRMCNKYNSAEGCKFGDKCHFAHAEWELGKPSAPSHDDPRSMGHIPNRLASRMDAGPPGLAASFGASSTAKISVDASLAGAIIGKGGINSKQICRRTGAKLSIRDHESDPNLRNIELEGSFDQIKEASAMVQELIVTVSMAGPPKSATGATGGTAGPAGNNFKTKLCDNFAKGSCTFGERCHFAHGAAELRKSGV from the exons ATGGATACGCGCAAGAGAGGAAGGGCCGAGGTTGGATTAAAGGCTAATGGCGgcttgaagaaaaataagcaAG ACATGGAGTACTTATCAACTGGTGTAGCAAGCAAATCGAAGCCATGCACCAAATTTTACAG CACTACTGGCTGCCCATTTGGTGAAGCATGTCATTTCCTGCATTATGTCCCGGGCGGTTATAACGCGGTTGCGCAAATGATGAACCTACCACCTGCTCCTCCAGCACCTAGAAATATGGGGGCACCCCCTCCTCCAATGTCCAATGGCTCAGCCACCCAGGCTGTTAAAAGTCGTATGTGCAACAAGTATAACTCTGCTGAAGGCTGCAAATTTGGCGACAAGTGCCATTTTGCTCACGCAGAATGGGAACTTGGAAAGCCTTCAGCTCCATCTCACGACGATCCTCGGTCCATGGGACATATTCCAAACCGTTTAGCCAGTAGGATGGATGCAGGTCCACCAGGCCTTGCAGCCAGCTTTGGTGCCTCTTCCACGGCAAAAATTAGTGTAGATGCTTCCCTGGCTGGAGCCATTATAGGGAAGGGTGGCATTAATTCCAAGCAGATTTGTCGTCGAACAGGAGCCAAACTTTCCATTAGGGACCATGAATCAGATCCCAACCTCAGGAATATTGAACTCGAGGGATCGTTCGACCAGATTAAGGAAGCAAGCGCAATGGTGCAGGAGCTTATCGTGACAGTTTCGATGGCAGGACCTCCAAAATCGGCTACTGGAGCAACAGGCGGTACGGCTGGTCCCGCAggtaacaattttaaaacaaaactttgtgaTAATTTTGCAAAAGGATCTTGCACGTTTGGAGAGAGATGTCATTTTGCACACGGTGCCGCCGAATTGCGCAAATCTGGCGTGTGA